A region from the Lolium perenne isolate Kyuss_39 chromosome 4, Kyuss_2.0, whole genome shotgun sequence genome encodes:
- the LOC127347359 gene encoding pentatricopeptide repeat-containing protein At5g43790, giving the protein MSPDAAPSRHSLAADPLPALRRLRAAAPRVFGQLHALLLTTGLALHSPNFALLLRLASSSSVSHRLQLLLCSPLQPTAFLANSLLLAHLPSALPLYCVLFLGGAALLRPNEFTYPALLRASPPRAALALATHSIKFLGAGAASRDRVLGAALLDAFARCGRIVPCRRVFDRIVEPDLPAWNALLTVYARRRAADEAAEILDLFGRMVVSSTVRPNEITLVAVISACGELGALGHGLWAHTYLLRRRLAVNCFVATALVEMYTRCGRMDLAEQVFASVDDDMDTRCYNAMLQGLAFHGHGRAALTLFERMCAQGFLVDSVTVLAVMCACAHAGLVDEGQWLFDKMEVQFGVAPRIEHYGCMVDILGRAGRLDDAEKLIRGMDIPPNAAMYRSLIRACGIHGKLELGERMIGELVRLEPEQSGNYVLMSNFYARMRLWEDAKKARKEMKDMGIDKSPGSSLLDIDGVLHEFLMGDKTHPASREIYAMVQEIEARLNECGHRPSTTAVLFNVEEEDKADALSYHSERLAIAFALIASPQGSPIRIIKNLRVCSDCHDSTKLVSRLYGREIIMRDRTRFHHFRDGRCSCGDFW; this is encoded by the coding sequence ATGAGCCCAGACGCGGCTCCCTCCCGCCACAGTCTCGCCGCCGACCCACTGCCGGCGCTCCGCCGCCTCCGGGCCGCCGCGCCGCGCGTCTTCGGGCAGCTCCACGCGCTGCTCCTCACCACCGGCCTCGCGCTCCACTCCCCCAACTtcgccctcctcctccgcctcgcctcctcctcctccgtctccCACCGCCTCCAGCTCCTCCTCTGCTCCCCGCTGCAACCCACAGCTTTCCTCGCCAACTCCCTCCTCCTCGCGCACCTCCCCTCGGCGCTCCCTCTCTACTGCGTCCTCTTCCTCGGCGGCGCCGCGCTCCTCCGCCCCAACGAGTTCACCTATCCGGCCCTCCTCCGCGCCTCCCCGCCCCGCGCAGCGCTCGCGCTCGCCACCCATTCGATCAAATTCCTCGGCGCCGGGGCGGCATCCCGCGACCGCGTACTTGGGGCCGCGCTGCTCGACGCCTTCGCTCGCTGCGGCAGGATCGTGCCCTGCCGCCGGGTGTTCGACAGGATCGTCGAGCCAGACCTGCCGGCCTGGAACGCGCTGCTCACCGTCTACGCGCGCCGCCGGGCCGCCGACGAGGCCGCGGAGATTCTTGATCTGTTTGGGCGCATGGTGGTGTCATCGACAGTCCGGCCAAACGAGATCACCCTCGTCGCCGTCATCAGCGCGTGCGGGGAGCTCGGCGCTCTCGGGCATGGCCTGTGGGCGCACACGTATCTTCTCAGGCGCAGGCTCGCCGTGAACTGCTTCGTGGCCACCGCGCTTGTCGAGATGTACACCAGGTGCGGGAGAATGGACCTGGCCGAGCAGGTATTCGCTAGCGTTGACGACGACATGGACACGCGCTGCTACAACGCCATGCTCCAGGGTTTGGCATTCCATGGGCATGGCCGTGCTGCCCTCACCTTGTTTGAAAGGATGTGCGCCCAAGGCTTCCTGGTTGATAGCGTTACGGTGCTAGCGGTGATGTGCGCGTGTGCCCACGCTGGGTTAGTGGATGAAGGGCAATGGCTCTTCGACAAAATGGAGGTTCAGTTTGGGGTCGCACCGAGGATTGAGCATTACGGATGCATGGTCGATATACTGGGAAGAGCTGGTCGGCTCGATGATGCTGAGAAGCTTATCCGAGGGATGGACATTCCGCCGAATGCCGCCATGTACAGGTCTCTGATACGGGCTTGCGGGATTCATGGCAAGCTAGAGCTTGGGGAGAGGATGATCGGAGAGCTGGTGCGGCTCGAGCCAGAGCAGAGTGGAAATTATGTCCTCATGTCCAACTTCTACGCAAGAATGAGACTATGGGAGGACGCCAAGAAGGCGAGGAAGGAGATGAAGGACATGGGCATTGACAAGAGCCCTGGGTCAAGCCTCCTTGACATCGACGGTGTTCTCCATGAGTTCTTGATGGGAGACAAGACACACCCTGCGTCAAGGGAGATATATGCCATGGTTCAAGAGATCGAGGCCAGATTAAACGAATGCGGGCACCGCCCGAGCACCACGGCCGTGCTCTTCAATGTCGAGGAGGAGGACAAGGCAGACGCTCTGTCCTATCACAGCGAGAGGCTCGCCATTGCATTCGCCCTGATCGCCTCCCCTCAAGGTTCGCCCATCAGGATCATCAAGAACCTCCGGGTGTGCAGTGATTGTCACGACAGCACCAAGCTCGTCTCCCGGCTGTATGGAAGGGAGATCATCATGAGGGACCGTACCCGGTTCCATCACTTCAGAGATGGCCGCTGCTCATGTGGAGATTTTTGGTGA